One Dialister invisus DSM 15470 genomic region harbors:
- the aspS gene encoding aspartate--tRNA ligase: METMAGMHRSCGCGRVTEKDCGKELTLAGWVNTRRDHGGLIFIDLRDRSGIVQVVMSPQYGEDAFHKAEDVRSEYVLAIRGIVRERSPETVNPKMQTGKIEVVVSEMRVLNKAKTPPFYVEDGIDVDETVRLKHRYIDLRRPEMQRNLIMRHKIVHEMRQFLDAHDFLEVETPILTKSTPEGARDYLVPSRVNPGKFYALPQSPQLFKQLLMVSGLERYFQIARCFRDEDLRADRQPEFTQLDIELSFEDQDFILDLMEHMMQRIFKNVLNVDIQIPFKRITWDDAMNLYGSDKPDLRFDMHFYDISDLLRDTGFKVFRNVLDNGGIVKAITVKGDAAIPRRELDGLVDYVGNYGAKGLAWIGLNKDGSLKCQITKFLGEDKIREIGKFCEAENGDLILIIADKPKVVAQALGELRLEMARRMNLIDENEFCFRWVTDFPMFEYSEEDKRWVAEHHPFTAPRDEDVQYLLTDPSKVYAKAYDMVLNGVEAGGGSLRIYQEELQEKVFKAIGITHEEAQEKFGFLLDAFRYGAPPHAGIALGLDRLVMLMLRLGSIRDVIAFPKTQSAIDQMTQAPSEVVDMQLKELHIRVDVKKEKNLLI; encoded by the coding sequence ATGGAAACAATGGCAGGTATGCACAGATCCTGCGGATGCGGCAGAGTTACAGAAAAGGATTGCGGAAAAGAATTAACCTTGGCAGGATGGGTAAATACCCGTCGGGATCATGGTGGATTGATTTTTATTGATTTACGGGATAGAAGCGGCATTGTACAGGTTGTCATGAGTCCACAATATGGAGAAGACGCGTTTCATAAAGCGGAAGATGTGAGAAGTGAATATGTATTGGCGATAAGAGGGATTGTTAGAGAAAGAAGTCCTGAAACCGTCAATCCTAAAATGCAGACAGGAAAAATAGAAGTGGTTGTTTCAGAAATGCGTGTTTTAAATAAAGCTAAGACACCTCCTTTTTATGTTGAAGATGGAATTGATGTAGATGAAACCGTAAGGCTGAAACATCGTTATATTGATTTGCGCCGTCCTGAAATGCAAAGGAATTTGATTATGCGCCATAAAATTGTTCACGAAATGAGACAATTTTTGGATGCACACGATTTTCTTGAAGTAGAAACTCCGATCTTAACCAAAAGTACGCCTGAAGGTGCGCGCGACTATTTGGTACCAAGCCGTGTTAATCCTGGTAAATTTTATGCATTGCCTCAATCACCGCAGCTTTTTAAACAGCTTCTCATGGTATCCGGATTGGAAAGATATTTTCAGATAGCGCGTTGTTTTCGTGACGAAGATCTTCGTGCAGATCGCCAGCCGGAATTCACACAGTTGGATATAGAATTATCCTTTGAAGATCAGGATTTTATCTTGGACTTAATGGAACATATGATGCAGAGAATTTTTAAAAATGTCCTTAATGTGGATATTCAGATTCCATTTAAGCGTATTACTTGGGATGATGCCATGAATCTATATGGTTCCGATAAGCCGGATCTTAGGTTTGATATGCATTTTTATGATATTTCGGATTTACTTCGAGACACCGGTTTTAAAGTATTCCGTAATGTACTTGATAACGGTGGGATTGTAAAGGCGATTACCGTGAAGGGGGACGCCGCAATTCCCCGCCGTGAATTGGATGGCTTAGTGGATTATGTCGGGAATTATGGCGCGAAAGGGCTTGCATGGATCGGTCTTAATAAAGATGGCAGCTTGAAATGCCAGATTACTAAATTTCTCGGAGAAGATAAGATCCGCGAAATTGGTAAATTCTGTGAAGCGGAAAATGGAGATCTTATTCTCATTATTGCAGATAAGCCAAAAGTTGTCGCCCAGGCGCTTGGCGAACTCCGCCTCGAAATGGCGCGCCGTATGAATCTCATTGATGAAAATGAATTCTGCTTCCGCTGGGTAACTGATTTCCCGATGTTTGAATACAGCGAAGAGGATAAACGCTGGGTTGCAGAACATCATCCCTTTACTGCTCCGCGTGATGAAGATGTCCAGTACTTGCTTACTGATCCTTCAAAAGTATATGCTAAGGCCTATGACATGGTTTTAAACGGAGTTGAGGCAGGTGGCGGTTCACTTCGTATTTATCAGGAGGAACTGCAGGAAAAAGTTTTCAAGGCGATTGGGATAACACACGAAGAAGCACAGGAAAAGTTTGGGTTCCTTTTGGATGCTTTCCGCTATGGTGCGCCGCCGCATGCAGGGATTGCCTTGGGACTTGATCGGCTTGTAATGCTTATGCTTCGTTTAGGATCCATCCGTGATGTTATTGCATTTCCAAAAACACAGAGTGCTATCGATCAAATGACACAGGCACCTTCAGAAGTTGTTGATATGCAGTTAAAGGAGCTGCATATCAGAGTAGATGTTAAAAAAGAAAAGAATTTATTAATTTAA
- a CDS encoding replication-associated recombination protein A, with protein sequence MESLFDISDESNAYAPLADRMRPEILDDIIGQDESVGKNSFLYKMIERDTVPSLLLFGPPGCGKTTIASVIAKMTKFKFLKLNATSSGAKEIRDIVPAAQKELQYYGRRTIVFIDEVHRFNRAQQDLLLPYVENGTFILIGATTENPYFELNGSLLSRIRLIHLKPLSIDSIVLILQKALTDKNKGLGMHDYHADEIVLKNIAAYAAGDTRIALNLLEQATTSLPYGGVLTEKEVQGVAGEQMSVYDKKGDYHYDIASAFIKSMRGSDPQAALHYLARMIAGGEKTSFISRRIIICAAEDVGLADPDALRVAVSAAQAAEMVGFPEAQIILAEAVLYISLAPKSNSTVVGISAAMTDIAKKSNWSIPRHLKDAHYNGANRLGYGIAYKYPHAYGGWVKQQYLPDELCSAVYYRPVLNGAEAEIVKRWNKRMNKE encoded by the coding sequence ATGGAATCATTATTTGACATATCAGATGAATCAAACGCATATGCTCCGCTGGCGGATCGAATGCGTCCGGAAATACTTGATGATATCATAGGGCAAGACGAGTCTGTAGGGAAAAACTCTTTCCTTTATAAAATGATAGAAAGAGATACAGTACCATCTCTTCTTCTCTTTGGGCCGCCCGGATGTGGAAAAACGACAATTGCATCTGTTATTGCAAAGATGACTAAGTTCAAATTTTTAAAATTAAATGCGACTTCCAGCGGAGCTAAAGAAATTCGCGACATCGTTCCCGCTGCCCAAAAAGAATTGCAGTACTATGGAAGAAGAACTATTGTATTCATCGATGAAGTTCACCGATTTAATAGGGCACAGCAGGATTTATTACTGCCTTATGTGGAAAATGGGACTTTCATATTGATTGGAGCAACTACGGAAAATCCTTATTTTGAACTAAACGGTTCGTTACTGTCCCGGATAAGATTGATTCATCTTAAACCGCTTAGCATCGATTCAATCGTCCTTATCCTCCAAAAAGCGCTTACAGATAAAAATAAGGGATTGGGCATGCATGATTATCATGCGGATGAAATAGTTCTTAAAAATATTGCTGCATATGCGGCAGGTGATACTAGAATCGCGTTAAACTTATTGGAGCAGGCTACAACAAGTTTGCCATATGGCGGGGTACTGACTGAAAAAGAAGTACAGGGGGTTGCCGGGGAACAAATGTCCGTGTATGATAAAAAAGGTGATTATCATTACGATATTGCTTCCGCATTTATTAAGAGCATGCGTGGAAGCGATCCCCAGGCAGCTCTTCACTATCTGGCAAGAATGATTGCAGGGGGAGAAAAAACCTCTTTTATTTCACGGAGAATTATAATCTGTGCGGCAGAAGATGTTGGATTAGCGGATCCCGATGCTCTTCGTGTGGCAGTGTCGGCAGCACAGGCGGCGGAAATGGTTGGATTCCCGGAAGCGCAGATTATTTTGGCGGAAGCAGTATTATATATTTCTCTTGCTCCTAAAAGTAATAGTACGGTTGTCGGTATTTCTGCTGCGATGACAGATATTGCAAAGAAGAGTAACTGGTCTATTCCGCGGCATTTGAAAGATGCACATTATAATGGAGCGAACAGGCTGGGATACGGAATAGCTTATAAATATCCACATGCATATGGGGGATGGGTTAAACAGCAGTATCTGCCTGATGAACTTTGTTCTGCTGTGTATTACCGCCCTGTATTGAATGGTGCAGAAGCGGAGATTGTAAAAAGATGGAATAAAAGGATGAATAAGGAGTAG